From Microbacterium sp. LWH7-1.2:
TTCGCCATCGCGGTGTTCCTGGCATGGATCGGGTACCCGATCGCGTGGCTGACGCTGCTGGCCCTCCTGGCCGGCGCACCCGCGATCCTCATCGTGTGGACTTACCGCGATCCCCGGGAGCTCGTCGTCGCCCTGGGCCTCACGTCACTCACGTCGGTCGCCTACGGCGCGTTCCTGATGTGGGCCTTCATCGGCTGACGGATGCTGCGCCCCGGCCTCCTGCGCCGGCGGCAGCGGGTGAGAAACCCCGATCCGGTGGCGAAACCGCGTGAGGAGTGGTGTTTCGCCCTGATCGAGGTTTCTCGCGGTCAGGCGCGGGACTCGGGCCGGTCGGTTTCCGGCGTCGAGGAGGCCGCGGCGTCGGCTGCGGCATCCTCCGCCTCTTCGTCGCCTGCGGCGGCGCGAGCCTTCGCGCGGCGCTCGGCCAGGCCCGACGTGACGTCGTCGAGGGGCTTGCGGAGGAACAGCACCGAGAGGCTGAGCCCGATGAGGGCGGCGAAGATGGCGGCGAGCCAGTAGTACTCGCGCATGATCGGGAACAGCATCAGGATGCCGAACGGCACGAGGAACGCCAGCAGCCGCAGCACCGAGTAGACGATGGCAGAGCGCGCTTTCACCTGTCCATCCTACGTTCCGCCCCGGGGGTGGCTTCGGCGACGGTTTCGTCTCGGAGCGCCCGCGACCGCCCACTCCGGGCCCCGCCCGCCTAGGATGGGAAGATGCCTCGGCTGCTGCTGATTCTGGCCCTGGTGGCGACCGCGTTCTGGGTCTTCACCATCGTCGATTGCGCGGTCCAGCCCCCGACCCGCCACCGCGGTGTGAGCAAGCCGATCTGGATCCTCATCGTGGTCCTGCTGCCCGTGCTGGGCGGTCTTCTCTGGCTCATCGTGGGCCGCGGGCGCGCGTCGTCCGTCGCCTCTCGACGGGCCCCCGACGACGACCCCGAGTTCCTCGGCCGCATCGGCACGATCAGCGACCAGGACGAGCGCATCCGTCGCCTCGAGGAGGAGCTCGCGCAGCTCGACGCCGAGGGCGAAGACCCGCGGTACAACCCGCCGGGCGGCCCCGCGGCATCCGACGACGCCACCGCACCCGGAAGCGCCGCCGCCGGCGGCACCGCGACGCCGGGCACCCCGCCGCAGCCGAAGCCGCCGATCCGTCCCGCGGACGGCGACGACGACGCCCGCGGTCAGCGCGGGGCCATCGGCTGACGTGACCGACTCCCACAGCGCCCCAGCCACTACCGAACCCGCTGCCGCGCTCGACTCCGCGCCCGCCACCGATGCCGCCGCGGCGCTGCTGTGCCGGCTCGTCGAGCTGGGCGTGCGTCACGTCGTGCTGAGCCCGGGCTCACGCTCGCAAGCACTCGCCCTGGTCGCCGCCGAACTCGAGCGGCGCGGCGCCGTCCGCCTCCACGTGCGGATCGACGAGCGCGTCGCGGGCTTCACCGCCCTCGGCATCGGTCGGGAGACGCGGATGCCGGCGGCCGTCGTCTGCACGTCGGGCACCGCGGTCGCGAACCTGCTGCCGGCCGCGCTCGAGGCCCATCACGCCGGCGTTCCGCTGCTGCTGCTCACCGCCGATCGCCCGCCGGAGCTGCGCGGCGTCGGTGCGAACCAGACGACGCGCCAGCCCGGGATGTTCGCGCCCACCGTGCGGCTCGAGGCCGACGTGCCGGTGCCCGAGGCACTCGACGCCGACGGCACGCACGAGCAGAGCGCGATGCTGCGCCTCCTCGCCGAGGACGCCGTCGCCGCTGCGCTGGGCGCGGGCACGCGGTCGCCGGGGCCGGTGCACCTGAATCTGCCGTACCGCGAGCCGCTGTCGGGCGCCCTCCCCGCGTGGCTGGGCGTGCCCGCCGCCGAGCTCGAGACCGCTGTCGTCGACGACCCCGACGGACCCCCGGTCGCCGTCGACGCCGAGGATGAGGCATCCGGTGCGCTCTATCAGGGTGGGGGAGGCATCGGCGAGGCCGACCTCCCGACCGAGCCCGAGGACGCGCCGCTCGTGCTCGAGCGGGGTCCGCGCACGATCGTCCTGGCGGGCGCCGACGCCGGTCCCGACGCGGAGGAGCTGGCCCACGTCGGCGCATGGCCCCTCATCGCCGAGATCGTCAGCGGCGCACGCTTCGGGCGCCACCTCGTGCACGGCTACCGCGCGCTGCTGCGCGACCCGCAGCTCGGCGGCCGCATCGAGCGCGTCGTCGTGCTGGGCCACCCGACGCTCAGCCGTGAGACCGCCGCACTGCTCTCCGACCCCGATCTCGAGGTCGTCGCGGTCCGCGGACCCGGCGAGCCGCTCAACCTCAACGGCGCGACGCTCGCCGCCGACCGCATCGCCGTCGCGACCGGCGACCCCGATCGCGAATGGCTCGGGGCGTGGCTGCAGGCGTCGCGCGCAGCATCCGTCGATCTCACTCCGCCGGCTCCCGACGCCGACGGTCTCTCATCGGCGGTGCCGGGGGAGCGGCTCGGCGCGATCGCGGCGGAGCTCGGTGTGATCCGTGCACCCGTCGACCGCGCTGCGCTCGTCGACGCCGTCTGGCGTGCGACGTGGCCGCACGACCGGCTCGTGTTCGGCTCGTCGCGGCTCGTGCGCGTGGCCGACCAGGTGCTCCCCGGCAAGAAGGTGCCGGTGCA
This genomic window contains:
- a CDS encoding DUF4229 domain-containing protein; this encodes MKARSAIVYSVLRLLAFLVPFGILMLFPIMREYYWLAAIFAALIGLSLSVLFLRKPLDDVTSGLAERRAKARAAAGDEEAEDAAADAAASSTPETDRPESRA
- a CDS encoding PLDc N-terminal domain-containing protein, coding for MPRLLLILALVATAFWVFTIVDCAVQPPTRHRGVSKPIWILIVVLLPVLGGLLWLIVGRGRASSVASRRAPDDDPEFLGRIGTISDQDERIRRLEEELAQLDAEGEDPRYNPPGGPAASDDATAPGSAAAGGTATPGTPPQPKPPIRPADGDDDARGQRGAIG
- the menD gene encoding 2-succinyl-5-enolpyruvyl-6-hydroxy-3-cyclohexene-1-carboxylic-acid synthase; amino-acid sequence: MTDSHSAPATTEPAAALDSAPATDAAAALLCRLVELGVRHVVLSPGSRSQALALVAAELERRGAVRLHVRIDERVAGFTALGIGRETRMPAAVVCTSGTAVANLLPAALEAHHAGVPLLLLTADRPPELRGVGANQTTRQPGMFAPTVRLEADVPVPEALDADGTHEQSAMLRLLAEDAVAAALGAGTRSPGPVHLNLPYREPLSGALPAWLGVPAAELETAVVDDPDGPPVAVDAEDEASGALYQGGGGIGEADLPTEPEDAPLVLERGPRTIVLAGADAGPDAEELAHVGAWPLIAEIVSGARFGRHLVHGYRALLRDPQLGGRIERVVVLGHPTLSRETAALLSDPDLEVVAVRGPGEPLNLNGATLAADRIAVATGDPDREWLGAWLQASRAASVDLTPPAPDADGLSSAVPGERLGAIAAELGVIRAPVDRAALVDAVWRATWPHDRLVFGSSRLVRVADQVLPGKKVPVHANRGLAGIDGTIATATGIALASQSGGGAGVTRVVLGDLALLHDAGAMLLPPREDEPRIQLIVGNDGGGTIFDGLEVAAVAGAEVMDRVLLTPHTVRLEQLALAYGWEYRRVTTRSALDQALTSPIGGRQLIEVPLER